TGTCTAATTACCGCCTTTCTCGTCTGGTCTTACTTTTGATTTCTGGTCTCGATCTTGACAATTCCCTTATGCATTTTGTCTTTCGGCTTTGATTCACTTTTAACTTTTTAGTTGCAGTTTTGATTTTTGCCTTTTGAGTTTTGACTTATCTTCTAGAGGTGTTTAGCCAGGTAACGCTTGGAAATCAGCGTTTTCATTTCGCTTTTCGATAATGATTTGCCTGGGAATTTACCCATAAAATGCTCAACCGTTCCGATTGGTTCGGCAACAATTCTCCCATTATCGACTGAAAACTGAAGCCGATCCCGAGTTCTTAAGCCAAACTGATCGCGAATTGGCTTGGGAATTACGATCTGACCCTTGCTGGTTAGAGAAGATACTTTAGACATAGTCGCTTCGCTCGTATAATTTCATTATAGTGTTACTAGTATATAGTAGTGTTACCGAAGTTGTCAACCCCGCACTTTTCAACCGTCTTGAAGGCTATGCCGAATACGCTTCTTTAATTTCGCGTAGGACTGACCAAATTGTTTGAGCTTCTTTTCTCGATCGAGCGCATCTAGCTTTGAGG
This region of bacterium genomic DNA includes:
- a CDS encoding AbrB/MazE/SpoVT family DNA-binding domain-containing protein: MSKVSSLTSKGQIVIPKPIRDQFGLRTRDRLQFSVDNGRIVAEPIGTVEHFMGKFPGKSLSKSEMKTLISKRYLAKHL